The Spartobacteria bacterium genome window below encodes:
- a CDS encoding transglutaminase domain-containing protein: MKRIYTILIPSLIFWAVMTLWLIRYEAFPSFFSPVHHASYKSMLSDGPIIVDNWMKVLINGNHVGYAHSAVNIDEHNANERYAFVSKTVLRLSLLGSPQYISVDVTATLNSFYALQQFSMLLENANYSMKLDARRMNGSRFLAKMETPAGTQQFAVELPDDVAIYSPAMDAYIRKLKPDEQFVFKTLDPMTLTPMPMTVTAKGPQTFVQNGTQTIANLFIYDFNGAKSRTWMNDEGEVLLQETPWGWSMEASTPEKAVTFQRGNDTFDLARNFSVPLATQLSDSHSVSELIIDMEGAHISSFPLATRRQTILHQTNDSLRLQIQRHPPPDPQATYSPDDLAHTPFIQTTNTAIVARAQKITRHTTAPWEKAQAINDWVFQHVTKDPTVSIPSAIDVLKSLRGDCNEHTYLFVALARAAGIPSRITVGLVYSDGGLYYHAWPAVFIDGQWQEMDPTFGQHEADATHIALLQGELTDQMRLIPLIGQLHATIVRTNYD, translated from the coding sequence ATGAAACGGATATATACGATACTCATTCCCTCTCTCATTTTCTGGGCAGTCATGACACTGTGGCTGATCCGCTACGAGGCATTCCCCTCTTTTTTCAGTCCCGTTCATCACGCCTCTTATAAATCAATGCTGTCCGACGGCCCGATCATCGTCGACAACTGGATGAAGGTGCTCATCAACGGCAATCACGTCGGGTATGCTCATTCTGCCGTCAATATCGACGAACATAACGCCAACGAACGCTATGCATTCGTCAGCAAAACCGTCCTGCGCCTGAGCCTGCTGGGGTCACCGCAATACATTTCCGTGGACGTAACAGCGACACTGAATTCATTCTATGCCCTGCAGCAATTTTCGATGCTGCTGGAAAATGCAAATTATTCGATGAAACTTGATGCCCGCCGAATGAATGGCTCCCGCTTTCTGGCAAAAATGGAAACGCCGGCCGGGACACAACAGTTTGCCGTTGAACTGCCCGATGATGTGGCCATCTATTCCCCTGCCATGGATGCCTATATTCGCAAGTTAAAACCCGATGAACAATTTGTATTCAAGACACTGGATCCCATGACACTCACTCCCATGCCCATGACCGTCACGGCGAAGGGTCCTCAGACGTTTGTTCAAAATGGAACACAAACCATCGCCAATCTCTTCATTTATGATTTTAACGGAGCAAAATCCAGGACATGGATGAATGACGAAGGGGAAGTCCTGCTGCAGGAAACGCCCTGGGGCTGGAGCATGGAGGCCTCGACGCCGGAAAAAGCCGTTACATTTCAGCGCGGAAATGACACCTTCGATCTGGCGCGGAATTTTTCAGTTCCGCTGGCGACGCAGCTTTCTGATTCCCACTCTGTCTCAGAACTGATTATCGATATGGAGGGAGCCCATATTTCGTCATTCCCCCTTGCGACAAGACGTCAAACCATCCTTCACCAAACCAATGACAGTCTGCGCCTGCAAATTCAGCGACATCCGCCCCCCGATCCTCAGGCAACATATTCTCCGGACGATCTGGCCCATACCCCGTTCATTCAAACAACCAACACCGCTATCGTAGCCAGAGCGCAAAAAATCACGCGGCACACGACGGCACCATGGGAAAAAGCACAAGCGATCAACGACTGGGTTTTCCAGCATGTCACCAAAGATCCTACCGTCTCCATCCCGTCGGCCATTGATGTGCTGAAATCATTACGCGGCGACTGCAATGAACATACCTATCTTTTTGTGGCTCTGGCACGTGCAGCAGGCATCCCATCCCGCATCACCGTCGGATTGGTTTATTCGGATGGCGGGTTATACTATCATGCCTGGCCCGCTGTCTTCATTGATGGACAGTGGCAGGAAATGGATCCAACCTTCGGCCAACATGAAGCCGACGCCACCCACATCGCCCTGCTTCAGGGCGAACTCACGGATCAAATGCGTCTGATCCCTCTCATTGGACAACTCCATGCAACGATTGTGAGAACCAACTATGATTAA
- a CDS encoding ABC transporter ATP-binding protein, whose translation MIKVEQLTRRFGSFTAVDQLNLDISEGEIFCFLGPNGAGKTTTIKMMCGLLHPSIGTIHIGGHDIQQDPSAVHRICGYIPDQPYLYDRLTSIEFCLFCADLFQVPRQEALRRLDYYFDYLGLDNYRTSLVQDLSHGLRQRLLYASTFVHEPQVLFVDEPFVGLDPFSIRSIRQLLKQKAKHGATIFMTTHILLMAEELADRIGIIHQGRLAACGKLDELIATNTNNKSLEDLFLSITT comes from the coding sequence ATGATTAAAGTCGAGCAGTTAACCCGCCGATTCGGCTCCTTTACAGCCGTAGATCAATTGAATCTGGATATATCCGAGGGAGAAATATTCTGCTTCCTCGGCCCTAATGGTGCGGGCAAAACAACAACCATCAAAATGATGTGCGGCCTGCTGCATCCCAGCATCGGGACGATTCACATCGGGGGTCATGATATTCAGCAAGACCCTTCGGCGGTACACCGTATCTGTGGCTATATCCCTGATCAACCTTATTTGTACGACCGTCTTACGAGTATCGAATTCTGTCTTTTCTGCGCCGACCTTTTCCAGGTTCCCCGACAGGAAGCCCTCCGGCGCCTTGATTATTATTTCGACTATCTCGGGCTGGACAATTACCGCACCTCGCTGGTACAGGATTTATCACACGGCCTGCGACAGCGATTGCTGTACGCGTCGACGTTTGTTCATGAACCGCAAGTGTTGTTTGTCGACGAACCATTTGTGGGGCTCGATCCCTTCAGTATTCGCAGCATTCGACAGCTTCTGAAGCAGAAGGCGAAGCACGGGGCAACCATCTTTATGACAACCCACATATTACTGATGGCAGAAGAACTCGCCGACCGCATCGGCATTATCCATCAGGGCCGGCTCGCCGCCTGCGGCAAACTGGATGAACTCATCGCAACCAACACAAACAACAAGTCGTTAGAAGACCTGTTCCTATCCATCACTACATGA
- a CDS encoding transposase has translation MKQKRIKRGHLAYYHCMSRIVGREMLLGDVEKVHMCRLIRRVEGFTGVHVLTYAVMTNHIHLLLEEPERDDIWLISDDELMRRLLFLYSEEEVDGIRRRWAEWALVGMFESVKEDKRRYLVRMHDISEFMKQVKQRFSCWYNLKNGRCGTLWDRRFKSVLVEDGAALRTMAAYIEMNPVRAGIVDDPKHFRFCGLGEAMGGAEAARRGIVKLASGVARLDDEVRAKETVSNWDDASAVYWGRILMYDELRKNPHFAMLDWNMIPDKLKRRMKISDFERMHCRSRYFSDGQVFGSKEFVEEFFAQHAAYFGENRKTGARKIRGGWEEVYTIRDLGNWC, from the coding sequence ATGAAACAGAAGAGAATTAAAAGAGGTCATTTGGCATATTATCACTGCATGTCGCGCATTGTGGGGCGTGAGATGTTGTTAGGGGATGTGGAAAAAGTACACATGTGTCGGTTGATTCGACGGGTTGAAGGGTTTACAGGGGTACATGTGCTGACCTATGCCGTGATGACAAACCATATTCATTTATTGTTGGAGGAGCCGGAGCGGGATGATATCTGGTTGATTTCTGATGATGAGCTGATGCGGCGTTTGCTTTTTTTGTATTCGGAAGAGGAGGTTGATGGGATACGAAGGCGCTGGGCGGAGTGGGCATTGGTTGGGATGTTTGAATCGGTCAAAGAGGATAAGCGACGTTACTTGGTACGGATGCATGATATTAGCGAGTTTATGAAGCAGGTGAAACAACGGTTCTCGTGCTGGTATAATTTGAAAAACGGGCGATGCGGGACGCTCTGGGATCGTCGGTTTAAAAGTGTGTTGGTGGAGGATGGTGCGGCATTGCGCACGATGGCTGCATACATTGAAATGAATCCGGTCAGGGCAGGGATTGTGGATGATCCAAAACACTTTCGTTTTTGCGGTCTTGGCGAAGCGATGGGAGGTGCGGAAGCGGCGCGGCGCGGCATTGTGAAGCTGGCATCGGGGGTGGCACGATTAGATGATGAGGTTCGTGCGAAGGAGACGGTGTCGAATTGGGACGATGCTTCCGCTGTTTATTGGGGGCGGATTCTGATGTATGACGAGCTGCGGAAGAATCCTCATTTTGCCATGCTCGACTGGAATATGATTCCGGATAAGCTTAAGCGGCGAATGAAAATATCTGATTTTGAGCGGATGCATTGTCGAAGTCGCTATTTCTCTGATGGTCAGGTATTTGGTTCGAAGGAGTTTGTGGAGGAGTTTTTCGCGCAGCATGCCGCGTATTTTGGAGAGAATCGCAAGACGGGTGCCCGAAAAATACGTGGGGGATGGGAAGAGGTGTATACGATCCGCGATTTGGGGAACTGGTGCTGA
- a CDS encoding tetratricopeptide repeat protein encodes MDQKKISQIELEGFSKQTADIIGWFHKNLKSLIAGLVVFIVVFVGFSSYRAYKASRIVDAANSLSDVGSVDDLQMIVTKYADTPSAPVAMLALGNFNFDNAQFAAARAVFQEFTVKYPKHVMKPSAEIAIAYCNESEGQLDSALSQFKAFGQAYPDHYLYAPSVLGIGRCLEQMGKLDEAEQVYKDFIELKSGSQWVAQAETALMYLDTQKRAMGIEVSPAN; translated from the coding sequence ATGGATCAAAAGAAGATATCGCAGATTGAGCTCGAAGGTTTTTCTAAACAGACAGCCGACATTATTGGCTGGTTTCATAAGAATTTAAAATCTTTGATAGCTGGACTTGTTGTTTTTATTGTTGTTTTCGTGGGTTTTTCATCCTATCGGGCCTACAAGGCATCTCGCATAGTCGATGCCGCAAACAGCTTGTCCGATGTGGGCAGTGTCGATGATCTGCAGATGATTGTCACAAAATACGCCGACACGCCATCCGCCCCGGTAGCGATGCTGGCGTTAGGCAATTTCAATTTTGACAATGCGCAGTTCGCGGCAGCACGGGCTGTTTTTCAAGAATTCACCGTTAAATATCCCAAACATGTAATGAAGCCTTCCGCAGAAATCGCCATTGCCTATTGTAACGAGTCGGAAGGTCAGCTGGATAGCGCATTGTCGCAGTTTAAAGCATTTGGTCAGGCCTATCCAGACCATTACCTCTATGCGCCGTCGGTGCTAGGAATTGGTCGTTGCCTGGAACAGATGGGCAAACTGGACGAAGCCGAGCAGGTGTACAAAGATTTTATCGAACTGAAATCTGGCAGTCAGTGGGTCGCTCAGGCTGAAACAGCATTGATGTATCTTGACACCCAAAAAAGAGCTATGGGCATCGAAGTTTCACCCGCTAACTAA
- a CDS encoding asparagine--tRNA ligase, with protein sequence MKRELVKYALASEELDREIVVAGWIRTRRDSKGGFSFLEVNDGSCFANIQVIADNTLDNYATEITKLHPGSSVQIKGTLVASGGGGQRVEVKATTVKVLGFCDPETYPLQKNRISFERLREIAHLRPRTNSFGAMMRIRNQLAYATHNFFQSQNFIYLHTPIITASDCEGAGEMFNVTTFDIDKPPRTDKGEVDYSQDFFGKKTSLTVSGQLEGETYACALGNIYTFGPTFRAENSNTRRHLAEFWMIEPEMAFCDLQDDADLAENYLRHLFCHVLEHCQEDLAFFDKRIQPGLLDNLTRLSTCAFKRITYTEAIELLIKSGQKFEYKPEWGIDMQSEHERFLTEKIFNGPVTVTDYPKEIKAFYMRMNDDNKTVAAMDVLLPHVGEIIGGSQREDRLELLDERIRAIGLNPEEYWWYNDLRRFGSVPHSGFGLGFERIVQFCTGMQNIRDVIPYPRSPKNAEF encoded by the coding sequence ATGAAGCGTGAATTGGTTAAATATGCGTTGGCCAGTGAAGAACTGGATCGAGAGATTGTCGTTGCGGGCTGGATTAGAACCCGCCGTGATTCAAAGGGCGGCTTCTCCTTTCTTGAGGTAAACGACGGCTCTTGTTTTGCAAACATTCAGGTGATTGCAGATAATACGCTTGATAATTATGCCACAGAGATCACGAAACTCCATCCTGGGTCAAGTGTCCAAATCAAAGGAACACTGGTTGCGTCCGGCGGAGGCGGGCAGCGGGTCGAAGTCAAAGCGACCACAGTGAAAGTGCTGGGCTTTTGCGATCCCGAAACCTACCCGCTGCAAAAAAATCGTATATCCTTTGAACGTCTTCGTGAGATCGCTCACTTACGCCCCCGCACCAATTCTTTTGGTGCCATGATGCGCATAAGAAATCAGCTGGCCTATGCCACACACAACTTTTTCCAGTCACAAAACTTCATCTACCTTCACACGCCGATTATTACGGCCAGTGACTGCGAAGGTGCCGGGGAAATGTTCAATGTTACCACCTTTGACATTGATAAGCCCCCCCGTACGGATAAAGGCGAGGTGGATTATTCACAGGACTTTTTCGGCAAAAAAACATCCCTGACCGTCAGCGGCCAGCTTGAAGGAGAAACCTACGCCTGTGCACTGGGCAATATTTACACCTTTGGCCCCACATTTCGCGCAGAGAACTCCAATACACGTCGACATTTAGCCGAATTCTGGATGATTGAGCCGGAAATGGCGTTCTGCGATCTGCAGGACGACGCCGATCTGGCAGAAAATTATCTGCGTCATTTGTTCTGTCATGTGCTGGAACATTGTCAGGAAGACCTGGCGTTCTTTGACAAACGCATTCAACCGGGCTTACTGGACAACCTGACACGACTTTCCACCTGTGCGTTTAAACGTATCACCTATACCGAAGCCATTGAATTACTGATCAAGTCCGGTCAGAAATTTGAATACAAGCCCGAATGGGGCATCGATATGCAGTCGGAGCATGAACGCTTCCTCACCGAAAAAATATTCAACGGCCCCGTAACGGTAACGGATTACCCCAAGGAAATTAAAGCCTTTTATATGCGTATGAATGACGACAATAAAACCGTGGCGGCCATGGATGTTCTTCTTCCCCACGTCGGTGAAATCATTGGCGGCAGTCAGCGGGAAGATCGGCTGGAGCTTCTGGATGAGCGCATTCGCGCCATTGGATTGAATCCGGAAGAGTATTGGTGGTACAACGATTTGCGCCGTTTTGGTTCTGTTCCGCATTCCGGTTTTGGTCTGGGCTTTGAGCGTATTGTACAGTTCTGTACCGGAATGCAAAATATACGCGATGTCATCCCTTATCCCCGCAGCCCAAAAAATGCGGAATTTTAA